One stretch of Amycolatopsis tolypomycina DNA includes these proteins:
- a CDS encoding LLM class F420-dependent oxidoreductase: MRFGMFVPQGWRLDLAGIDPADHWKTMLGLAKHAEAGPFESIWVYDHFHTVPVPTEEATHEAWSLISAFAAATETVRLGQMCTCMGYRNPAYLAKVAATADLISGGRVEMGIGAGWYEHEWRAYGYGFPSAGERLGQLDEGVRIMRDLWTTGTSTLDGKHYQTDGAILRPLPPQEGGIPLWIAGGGEKKTLRIAAKYARYTNFFPEPETFTRKSEILAAHCKDVGTDFDAIVRSGNLSVVLGETESEVQEKQAWLKAHYAKYVPAEEAERAVATFASGPTAGTPEQVAEHLAALGKRGMSYAILNFPDAAYDRTGIDLFTKHVAPALAD; the protein is encoded by the coding sequence ATGCGCTTCGGAATGTTCGTCCCGCAGGGCTGGCGGCTCGACCTGGCCGGCATCGACCCCGCGGACCACTGGAAGACCATGCTCGGCCTCGCGAAACACGCGGAGGCCGGCCCCTTCGAATCGATCTGGGTCTACGACCACTTCCACACCGTGCCGGTTCCGACCGAGGAGGCCACGCACGAGGCGTGGTCGCTGATCTCGGCGTTCGCCGCCGCCACCGAGACCGTCCGGCTCGGGCAGATGTGCACCTGCATGGGGTACCGCAACCCCGCCTACCTGGCGAAGGTCGCCGCGACCGCCGACCTCATCTCCGGCGGGCGGGTCGAAATGGGCATCGGCGCGGGCTGGTACGAGCACGAGTGGCGGGCCTACGGCTACGGCTTCCCGTCCGCCGGCGAGCGGCTCGGGCAGCTCGACGAAGGCGTCCGGATCATGCGGGACCTGTGGACGACCGGAACGTCCACACTGGACGGAAAGCACTACCAGACCGACGGTGCGATCCTGCGCCCGCTGCCCCCGCAGGAGGGCGGTATCCCGCTGTGGATCGCCGGCGGTGGCGAGAAGAAGACGCTCCGGATCGCGGCGAAGTACGCGCGGTACACGAACTTCTTCCCCGAGCCGGAGACCTTCACGCGCAAGTCGGAGATCCTGGCGGCGCACTGCAAGGACGTCGGCACCGACTTCGACGCGATCGTCCGCTCGGGCAACCTCAGCGTCGTCCTCGGCGAGACCGAGAGCGAAGTCCAGGAGAAGCAGGCCTGGCTGAAGGCGCACTACGCGAAGTACGTCCCGGCCGAAGAGGCCGAGCGGGCGGTCGCCACCTTCGCGAGCGGCCCGACCGCCGGCACGCCGGAGCAGGTCGCCGAGCACCTCGCCGCGCTGGGCAAGCGGGGCATGTCGTACGCGATCCTGAACTTCCCGGACGCCGCGTACGACCGGACCGGCATCGACCTGTTCACAAAACACGTCGCGCCGGCCCTGGCGGACTAA
- a CDS encoding MarR family winged helix-turn-helix transcriptional regulator codes for MNRPLPFDPIARAARIWEDRIGPSGTMAAVTGVMRVQQIIQSAVDGALKPHGLTFARYEALVLLTFARSASLPMRVMGERLQLHPTSVTNIVDRLERDGLVKRVPHPTDRRTTLVEITDEGRKRREAATEAVTAIDFGLNGLTERQTEQLTDLLTKVRRAAGDFSE; via the coding sequence ATGAACCGTCCGCTGCCGTTCGACCCGATCGCCCGCGCGGCCCGGATCTGGGAGGACCGCATCGGGCCCTCCGGGACCATGGCCGCGGTGACCGGGGTGATGCGGGTCCAGCAGATCATCCAGTCCGCGGTGGACGGCGCGCTCAAGCCGCACGGCTTGACGTTCGCCCGGTACGAAGCGCTGGTGCTGCTCACCTTCGCCCGCAGCGCCAGCCTGCCGATGCGGGTGATGGGCGAGCGGCTCCAGCTGCACCCCACCAGTGTCACCAACATAGTGGACCGGCTGGAGCGCGACGGGCTCGTCAAGCGCGTGCCGCACCCGACCGACCGCCGCACGACGCTGGTGGAGATCACCGACGAGGGTCGCAAGCGCCGTGAGGCCGCGACCGAGGCCGTCACCGCCATCGACTTCGGGCTGAACGGGCTGACCGAACGGCAGACCGAGCAGCTGACGGACCTGCTGACGAAGGTGCGCCGCGCCGCCGGGGACTTCAGCGAGTAG
- a CDS encoding tetratricopeptide repeat protein, with protein sequence MTQPRGSAAKSAALSAALSGAVDLSALKARAEAAQRQPAAPPARPAGDGPPRPGAGEGASAAVIDVTEATFQAEVVERSLRQLVVVDLWAEWCGPCKQLSPVLERMAAESGGAWVVAKVDVDANPRIAQLFGAQSIPTIVAIAGGQPVDAFSGALPEPEIRKWINALLDALRDKLPGIRDAEAAGGPVEEPEDPRFTEAEEAFERGDFAAAQAAYERILDVEPANELAKNALAQVKFTARAESADPDAVAKADADPSDLAAQLDAADLEIAANDVEAGFKRLIDTVRRTAGDDRNKVREHLVALFDLFDPADDRVMKARRDLASALF encoded by the coding sequence GTGACACAACCACGCGGATCTGCAGCGAAGTCAGCGGCCCTGTCCGCCGCCCTGTCCGGCGCGGTCGACCTGTCCGCGCTCAAGGCCCGTGCCGAAGCGGCGCAACGTCAGCCGGCGGCCCCGCCCGCGCGTCCGGCCGGTGACGGGCCGCCGCGGCCCGGTGCGGGCGAAGGCGCGAGCGCGGCCGTGATCGATGTCACCGAGGCCACCTTCCAGGCCGAGGTCGTGGAGCGGTCCCTGCGCCAGCTCGTGGTCGTCGACCTGTGGGCCGAGTGGTGCGGCCCGTGCAAGCAGCTGTCCCCGGTCCTCGAGCGGATGGCCGCCGAGTCCGGGGGCGCGTGGGTCGTGGCGAAGGTCGACGTCGACGCCAACCCGCGGATCGCGCAGCTGTTCGGCGCGCAGTCCATCCCCACGATCGTCGCCATCGCCGGCGGCCAGCCGGTCGACGCCTTCTCCGGCGCGCTGCCCGAGCCCGAGATCCGCAAGTGGATCAACGCGCTCCTGGACGCCCTGCGTGACAAGCTGCCGGGCATCCGCGACGCCGAGGCGGCGGGCGGCCCGGTCGAGGAGCCCGAGGACCCGCGCTTCACCGAGGCGGAGGAGGCCTTCGAGCGGGGCGACTTCGCCGCCGCGCAGGCCGCCTACGAGCGCATCCTCGACGTCGAACCGGCCAACGAGCTGGCCAAGAACGCCCTGGCCCAGGTCAAGTTCACCGCCCGCGCCGAAAGCGCCGACCCGGACGCCGTCGCCAAGGCGGACGCCGACCCGTCGGACCTGGCAGCCCAGCTCGACGCGGCCGACCTCGAGATCGCGGCGAACGACGTCGAGGCGGGCTTCAAGCGCCTGATCGACACCGTCCGCCGCACCGCGGGCGACGACCGCAACAAGGTCCGCGAGCACCTGGTGGCCCTGTTCGACCTGTTCGACCCGGCCGACGACCGGGTCATGAAGGCCCGCCGCGACCTGGCGAGCGCGCTCTTCTGA
- a CDS encoding GH92 family glycosyl hydrolase, which yields MRGKVLAGFLALTAAATGLTPAAAAAGGDALDAVNTFIGTQDEGNTFPGASAPFGMTQVSPITSHYAGYRYTDTAIRGFGHFFLSGAGCWEQGGLVSTLPTTGEVGPGKAFDTSKPSTFDQKLYASPFTHDGEVGKPGYYKVRLTGYGGVDVETTAATRAGVERYTFQKPGDANVFVNVGQANDKEPVTGSSIRVVDDRTVEGTVESQAFCGGKAYTTYFTTKFDKPFKAFGTWSPTGGTPGSRSSEGGAGLRGAWLTFGGGQVTATTAISQVDAAGARTNLASERIRSFDAAKDAVQRTWRRELSSVDIKGGTTDDRTVFYTSLYHALLQPLTANDADGRYYGFDKKVHRAAGWTYYDFFSLWDTYRTQNQHLALLRPDRARDIAKSILAIHDQGGWLPRWAYASQETNTMTGDPVTPFLVDLWRFGALSGEEVHAYQALLQNSREIPPAASPFQGRSGNASYQQDGFVQYDPDFPKKGQDTDPNHGASATLEYALGDCSLSVMAAALGKKDDAAALAAKGRTYRTLWDSTLTDRGFTGFFRPKVLGGAWFSPADKPYSPQSQDGFHEGTAWQYQWLVQQDVPGLVQRMGGPAATGKRLDDFFAYDELVKDPATAVRENWVVGPYDYYDQFRYNPNNEPDLHSPWMYALTGQPSKTSTVVRAAHTLFTNAPNGVTGNDDLGTMSAWYVFSALGLYPAVPGTGNFVLNAPRFAKSVLHLENGRDITIKAPGASGSALQYVSSLRVDGKASDRVYVNVDQLKRGSTLDFGLTSDATAKWGTSPSSVPISPCAE from the coding sequence ATGAGGGGCAAGGTCCTGGCGGGCTTCCTGGCGCTCACCGCGGCCGCGACGGGGCTCACCCCCGCCGCGGCCGCGGCCGGCGGGGACGCCCTCGACGCCGTCAACACGTTCATCGGCACGCAGGACGAGGGCAACACGTTCCCGGGCGCCTCGGCGCCCTTCGGGATGACGCAGGTCAGCCCGATCACCTCGCACTACGCCGGCTACCGCTACACCGACACCGCGATCCGCGGGTTCGGGCACTTCTTCCTGTCCGGCGCGGGTTGCTGGGAGCAGGGCGGCCTGGTCTCGACCCTGCCGACGACCGGGGAAGTGGGCCCGGGCAAGGCGTTCGACACATCGAAACCGTCCACGTTCGACCAGAAGCTGTACGCCTCGCCGTTCACCCACGACGGCGAAGTCGGCAAGCCCGGCTACTACAAGGTCCGTCTCACCGGCTACGGCGGCGTCGACGTCGAAACGACCGCGGCGACGCGGGCGGGGGTCGAGCGGTACACGTTCCAGAAACCCGGTGACGCCAACGTCTTCGTCAACGTCGGGCAGGCCAACGACAAGGAGCCGGTGACGGGCAGCAGCATCCGCGTCGTCGACGACCGGACCGTCGAGGGCACCGTGGAGTCGCAGGCGTTCTGCGGCGGCAAGGCCTACACGACGTACTTCACGACGAAGTTCGACAAGCCGTTCAAGGCGTTCGGGACGTGGTCGCCGACCGGCGGCACCCCCGGCTCGCGCTCTTCCGAAGGTGGCGCGGGCCTGCGCGGCGCGTGGCTGACGTTCGGCGGCGGGCAGGTGACCGCGACCACGGCGATCTCCCAGGTCGACGCGGCCGGGGCGCGGACGAACCTGGCGTCGGAGCGGATCCGGTCGTTCGACGCGGCCAAGGACGCGGTCCAGCGCACCTGGCGGCGTGAGCTGTCCTCTGTGGACATCAAGGGCGGGACGACCGACGACCGCACGGTCTTCTACACCTCGCTCTACCACGCGCTGCTGCAGCCGCTGACGGCGAACGACGCCGACGGCCGCTACTACGGCTTCGACAAGAAGGTCCACCGCGCGGCCGGGTGGACGTACTACGACTTCTTCTCGTTGTGGGACACCTACCGCACGCAGAACCAGCACCTGGCGCTGCTGCGGCCGGACCGGGCGCGTGACATCGCGAAGAGCATCCTCGCCATCCACGACCAGGGCGGCTGGCTGCCGCGGTGGGCGTACGCGAGCCAGGAGACCAACACGATGACCGGCGACCCGGTCACGCCGTTCCTGGTCGACCTCTGGCGCTTCGGCGCGTTGTCGGGCGAGGAGGTGCACGCCTACCAGGCGCTGCTGCAGAACTCGCGCGAGATCCCGCCGGCCGCGTCGCCGTTCCAGGGCCGCTCGGGCAACGCGAGCTACCAGCAGGACGGCTTCGTCCAGTACGACCCGGACTTCCCGAAGAAGGGCCAGGACACCGACCCGAACCACGGCGCCTCGGCCACCCTGGAGTACGCGCTCGGTGACTGTTCGTTGTCGGTGATGGCGGCCGCGCTCGGCAAGAAGGACGACGCGGCGGCGCTGGCCGCGAAGGGGCGGACATACCGGACACTGTGGGATTCCACGCTGACCGACCGCGGCTTCACCGGCTTCTTCCGGCCGAAGGTCCTCGGCGGCGCGTGGTTCTCGCCGGCCGACAAGCCGTACAGCCCGCAGAGCCAGGACGGCTTCCACGAGGGCACCGCCTGGCAGTACCAGTGGCTCGTCCAGCAGGACGTGCCCGGCCTGGTGCAGCGGATGGGCGGCCCGGCGGCCACCGGGAAGCGCCTCGACGACTTCTTCGCCTACGACGAACTGGTGAAGGACCCGGCGACGGCGGTACGCGAGAACTGGGTCGTCGGCCCGTACGACTACTACGACCAGTTCCGCTACAACCCGAACAACGAGCCGGACCTGCACTCGCCGTGGATGTACGCGCTCACCGGGCAGCCGTCGAAGACGTCGACGGTCGTGCGGGCGGCGCACACGCTGTTCACCAACGCGCCCAACGGCGTCACCGGGAACGACGACCTGGGCACGATGTCGGCTTGGTACGTTTTCAGCGCCCTCGGGCTGTATCCGGCCGTTCCAGGGACTGGGAACTTCGTGCTCAACGCTCCGCGTTTCGCGAAATCCGTGCTGCACCTGGAGAACGGCCGGGACATCACGATCAAGGCGCCGGGTGCTTCCGGTTCGGCGCTGCAGTACGTCTCGTCTCTTCGCGTGGACGGCAAGGCCAGTGACCGCGTCTACGTCAACGTGGACCAGCTGAAACGCGGGTCGACGCTGGACTTCGGCCTCACGTCCGACGCGACGGCGAAGTGGGGGACATCACCTTCCTCCGTCCCGATTTCGCCCTGCGCGGAGTAG
- a CDS encoding rhodanese-like domain-containing protein has translation MSAVDSLLAAARSSLVRVGPARARELQEAGALVVDIRPLANRAAEGEIPGAVIVERIHLEWRLAPDSEWRLPSVGPDSTVIVVCNEGYSSSLAAADLQRLGLPRATDLEGGFRAWAAAGLPVQDGGSPAVP, from the coding sequence ATGAGCGCTGTCGATTCGCTGCTGGCCGCCGCGCGGTCTTCTTTGGTTCGGGTCGGCCCGGCCCGCGCCCGCGAGCTGCAGGAGGCGGGGGCGCTGGTGGTCGACATCCGGCCGCTGGCGAACCGCGCGGCGGAGGGCGAGATCCCGGGCGCGGTGATCGTCGAGCGGATCCACCTGGAGTGGCGGCTGGCGCCGGACAGCGAGTGGCGGCTGCCCTCGGTCGGCCCGGATTCGACGGTGATCGTGGTGTGCAACGAGGGCTACTCGTCGAGCCTGGCCGCCGCCGACCTGCAGCGGCTGGGGCTGCCGCGGGCGACCGACCTCGAGGGCGGGTTCCGCGCGTGGGCTGCCGCCGGGCTGCCCGTGCAGGACGGCGGCAGCCCGGCGGTGCCTTAG
- a CDS encoding thiamine-binding protein produces MIVAFSVSPSGGEPDGGVSEAVARAVKVVRDSGLPNSTNAMFTNVEGEWDQVMDVVKRAVEAAGEDSSRVSLVLKADIRPGFSGQLEAKVDRIEAHLRESD; encoded by the coding sequence ATGATCGTCGCGTTCAGCGTGAGCCCGTCCGGCGGGGAGCCGGACGGCGGGGTGAGCGAAGCCGTGGCCCGCGCGGTGAAGGTGGTCCGCGACTCCGGGCTGCCCAACTCGACCAACGCCATGTTCACGAACGTGGAAGGCGAGTGGGACCAGGTCATGGACGTGGTGAAGCGCGCGGTCGAGGCGGCGGGCGAAGACTCGTCCCGGGTCAGCCTGGTGCTGAAGGCGGACATCCGGCCGGGCTTCTCCGGCCAGCTGGAGGCCAAGGTGGACCGGATCGAAGCGCACCTGCGCGAATCCGACTAG
- a CDS encoding cysteine dioxygenase — protein MTTSLVRPPVEIHPQLTDPLLPELLHPSRLLWTPRELAELTATVTTELTAGLRGILRFDEDRRWWARLALTDGVELWLLSWLPGQHTKPHDHGGASGSFTVLQGELGEEYRYPGGQVRRRTHVAGEGLGFGAGRAHQVTGIGDQPAASVHAYSPPLVATREYASLADVPAEIPPLPSIVRS, from the coding sequence ATGACCACGTCCCTGGTTCGTCCGCCCGTCGAGATCCACCCGCAGCTGACCGACCCGCTGCTGCCCGAGCTGCTGCACCCCTCGCGGCTGCTCTGGACGCCGCGGGAGCTGGCCGAGCTGACCGCCACCGTCACCACCGAGCTGACCGCGGGCCTGCGCGGCATCCTGCGGTTCGACGAGGACCGCCGCTGGTGGGCCCGGCTGGCCCTGACCGACGGCGTCGAGCTGTGGCTGCTGTCGTGGCTGCCCGGCCAGCACACGAAGCCGCACGACCACGGCGGCGCGTCCGGCTCGTTCACCGTCCTGCAGGGCGAGCTCGGCGAGGAGTACCGCTACCCGGGCGGCCAGGTCCGGCGGCGGACGCACGTCGCCGGCGAAGGCCTGGGCTTCGGCGCCGGCCGCGCCCACCAGGTGACGGGTATCGGCGACCAGCCGGCGGCCAGCGTCCACGCGTACTCGCCGCCGCTGGTGGCGACGCGGGAGTACGCGTCGCTGGCCGACGTTCCGGCGGAAATCCCGCCGCTGCCCAGTATCGTCCGGTCATGA
- a CDS encoding DUF3817 domain-containing protein, whose translation MSSKAALVFRVAAVAEALSWAGLLVGMFLKYVVHSSGEGGVPVLGMVHGVIFVLYVVISLSVAKPLGWRPKTLVLALLASIPPLFTWLFEKWALRNGKLDGPQRLSHGGVGLFQAKEPVAA comes from the coding sequence GTGTCCAGCAAGGCCGCTCTAGTGTTCCGCGTGGCCGCGGTAGCCGAAGCCCTCTCCTGGGCCGGGCTGCTGGTCGGGATGTTCCTCAAGTACGTCGTCCACTCCTCCGGTGAGGGCGGCGTGCCCGTCCTCGGCATGGTGCACGGCGTGATCTTCGTCCTTTACGTGGTGATCTCCCTGTCCGTGGCGAAGCCGCTCGGCTGGCGCCCGAAGACGCTGGTCCTGGCCCTGCTGGCCAGCATTCCGCCGCTGTTCACGTGGCTGTTCGAGAAGTGGGCGCTGCGCAACGGCAAGCTCGACGGCCCGCAGCGGCTGTCCCACGGCGGTGTCGGCCTGTTCCAGGCGAAGGAACCCGTCGCCGCCTGA
- a CDS encoding neutral zinc metallopeptidase produces MIPGGGRRALVALLAVAAVAVSGCNSKGGGASGDPAKDTGAGSVSGLPVTHFESGLKPDAPKPDLNVRNADGGEDDKLATAAIADVQTYWAEMLPANFGEQFEPVKSLLSYDAQTDTEETGCGSVKKLVNAFYCPVDDSVAWDRGVLLPMLRQRFGPMSVVVVLAHEFGHAVQYRLGDKAGIAKNTPTVVKEQQADCFAGGYFRWVAEDKSKYYRVSTSEGLNQVMASMFLIRDQAGTSAADRGAHGTAFDRTYAFQAGFEKGPKECAGMNPENVKARLTERPFDKGDKGKGDAKFNAQTVSLLKKSLDEAFKGAGVAAPEITDSGSCQTTPPASYCPDDNTVSIDMAKLAQLAQPIDREAEMKGEDPGGMGDFAAFSEVAARYALGIQKGVGASIDNANAGLRTACLVGAWAAFTNRPGDLRLSAGDLDEAIADLLQPESLVSADVNGKRPDSGFDRVEALRKGYLEGSSVCSKSYA; encoded by the coding sequence ATGATCCCAGGGGGAGGACGGCGGGCGCTGGTCGCGCTGCTGGCCGTCGCGGCGGTCGCCGTGAGCGGGTGCAACAGCAAGGGCGGCGGGGCGAGCGGTGACCCGGCCAAGGACACCGGCGCCGGGTCCGTCTCCGGGCTGCCGGTGACGCACTTCGAGAGCGGCCTCAAGCCGGATGCGCCGAAGCCGGACCTGAACGTCCGCAACGCCGACGGCGGCGAGGACGACAAGCTCGCCACGGCCGCGATCGCGGACGTCCAGACGTACTGGGCCGAGATGCTGCCCGCCAACTTCGGCGAGCAGTTCGAGCCGGTGAAGTCCCTGCTGTCCTACGACGCGCAGACCGACACCGAGGAAACCGGCTGCGGCAGCGTGAAGAAGCTCGTGAACGCGTTCTACTGCCCGGTCGACGACTCGGTGGCGTGGGACCGCGGCGTGCTGCTGCCGATGCTGCGCCAGCGCTTCGGCCCGATGTCGGTGGTCGTCGTGCTCGCGCACGAGTTCGGCCACGCCGTGCAGTACCGGCTCGGCGACAAGGCCGGGATCGCGAAGAACACCCCGACCGTGGTCAAGGAGCAGCAGGCCGACTGCTTCGCCGGCGGCTACTTCCGCTGGGTCGCCGAGGACAAGAGCAAGTACTACCGCGTGTCGACGTCCGAAGGCCTCAACCAGGTGATGGCGTCGATGTTCCTGATCCGCGACCAGGCAGGCACCAGCGCCGCCGACCGGGGCGCGCACGGCACGGCGTTCGACCGCACCTACGCGTTCCAGGCCGGGTTCGAGAAGGGCCCGAAGGAGTGCGCGGGGATGAACCCCGAGAACGTCAAGGCCCGGCTCACCGAGCGCCCGTTCGACAAGGGCGACAAGGGCAAGGGCGACGCGAAGTTCAACGCCCAGACCGTCTCGCTGCTGAAGAAGAGCCTCGACGAGGCCTTCAAGGGCGCCGGCGTGGCCGCGCCGGAGATCACCGACAGCGGCAGCTGCCAGACCACGCCGCCGGCGTCGTACTGCCCGGACGACAACACGGTCAGCATCGACATGGCCAAGCTGGCCCAGCTCGCCCAGCCCATCGACCGCGAGGCCGAGATGAAGGGCGAGGACCCGGGCGGCATGGGTGACTTCGCGGCGTTCTCGGAGGTCGCGGCCCGGTACGCGCTGGGCATCCAGAAGGGCGTCGGCGCGTCGATCGACAACGCCAACGCGGGCCTGCGCACGGCGTGCCTGGTGGGCGCGTGGGCGGCGTTCACGAACCGTCCGGGCGACCTGCGGCTTTCGGCCGGTGACCTCGACGAGGCCATCGCGGACCTGCTGCAGCCGGAGAGCCTCGTGTCGGCGGACGTCAACGGGAAGCGCCCGGACAGCGGTTTCGACCGGGTCGAGGCGCTGCGCAAGGGGTACCTCGAGGGCTCATCGGTCTGCTCGAAGTCCTACGCCTAG
- the glgP gene encoding alpha-glucan family phosphorylase — translation MRAVRRFTVRASLPDSLSGLGALATNLRWTWHPPTRDLFASMDAELFNAVRDPLRMLTALPPARLDELAVDDDFLARARAAAEDLEKYLTEPRWYQRREDDDLPSAVAYFSMEFGVTEALPNYSGGLGVLAGDHLKAASDLGVPMVGVGLLYRNGYFRQSLSLDGWQVEHYPVIDPNAFPLELLTAGGRPVLIGVAMPGGRELCAQIWQARVGRVPLLLLDTDTEANDEDLRGVTDRLYGGDADHRLRQEILAGIGGFRAVRKYCELTGHPQPMVFHTNEGHAGFLGLERAREIVQADGLAFDEAMPAVRAGTLFTTHTPVSAGIDRFPVDLVQRYFADGRLVPDIDPRRVLALGAEDNPGLFNMAHMGLRLAQRANGVSQLHGRVTRKMFSRLWPGFDHDEVPISSVTNGVHGPTWVARELSTLLGREWGLDVGEGPLRDGVSDAQLWELRRELREKLVHEVRRRVRAAWLQRGASPLELGWVDSVFDPDVLTVGFARRVPTYKRLTLMLRDPDRLRTLLLHEQRPIQVVVAGKSHPADENGKQLIQQIVRFVDGADVRHRIVFLPDYDMSMARYLYRGCDVWLNNPVRPLEACGTSGMKSALNGGLNLSIRDGWWDECYDGSNGWAIPTADGVADPLRRDDLEAAALYELLGQQIAPLFYDRSADGVPTGWLSMVWHTLETLGPRVQASRMVREYVDNGYLPASRMVTAATGDGYRGALSLADYRTKLEVSWPRLRIFDSELLVAATEPLVVGTEVTIRARIDLAGLDPSEVDIQAVVGRVADDDELRDAVTVPMTADGIGAFAARVKLPRPGAIGYTVRVLPKHGLLATPAELARVVLA, via the coding sequence ATGCGTGCAGTCCGCCGGTTCACCGTCCGCGCCAGCCTCCCGGATTCGCTGTCCGGCCTGGGCGCGCTGGCCACCAACCTGCGCTGGACGTGGCACCCGCCGACGCGCGACCTGTTCGCGTCGATGGACGCCGAGCTCTTCAACGCCGTGCGCGATCCGCTGCGGATGCTCACCGCGCTGCCGCCGGCCCGGCTCGACGAGCTGGCGGTCGACGACGACTTCCTCGCGCGCGCCCGTGCCGCGGCCGAGGATCTGGAGAAGTACCTGACCGAGCCGCGCTGGTACCAGCGCCGCGAAGACGACGACCTGCCGTCCGCGGTCGCCTACTTCTCGATGGAGTTCGGCGTCACCGAAGCGCTGCCGAACTACTCCGGCGGCCTCGGCGTGCTGGCCGGCGACCACCTGAAAGCCGCGTCCGACCTGGGCGTGCCGATGGTCGGCGTCGGCCTGCTCTACCGCAACGGCTACTTCCGGCAGTCGCTGTCGCTCGACGGCTGGCAGGTCGAGCACTACCCGGTGATCGACCCGAACGCCTTCCCCCTGGAGCTGCTGACCGCGGGCGGCCGTCCGGTGCTGATCGGCGTCGCGATGCCGGGCGGGCGCGAGCTGTGCGCGCAGATCTGGCAGGCGCGTGTCGGGCGGGTGCCGCTGCTGCTGCTCGACACCGACACCGAGGCCAACGACGAAGACCTGCGCGGCGTCACCGACCGGCTCTACGGCGGCGACGCCGACCACCGGCTGCGGCAGGAGATCCTGGCCGGCATCGGCGGCTTCCGCGCGGTGCGGAAGTACTGCGAGCTGACCGGCCACCCGCAGCCCATGGTGTTTCACACGAACGAGGGACACGCGGGCTTCCTGGGCCTCGAGCGTGCCCGCGAGATCGTCCAGGCCGACGGCCTCGCGTTCGACGAGGCCATGCCGGCGGTCCGCGCCGGGACACTGTTCACCACGCACACCCCGGTCAGCGCGGGCATCGACCGGTTCCCGGTCGACCTGGTGCAGCGCTACTTCGCCGACGGCCGCCTGGTGCCGGACATCGACCCGCGCCGCGTGCTCGCGCTCGGCGCCGAGGACAACCCCGGGCTGTTCAACATGGCGCACATGGGCCTGCGGCTGGCGCAGCGCGCGAACGGCGTCTCGCAGCTGCACGGGCGCGTGACGCGCAAGATGTTCTCGCGGCTGTGGCCCGGCTTCGACCACGACGAGGTGCCGATCTCGTCGGTGACGAACGGCGTCCACGGCCCGACGTGGGTGGCGCGCGAGCTGAGCACGCTGCTGGGCCGCGAATGGGGGCTCGACGTCGGCGAAGGGCCGCTGCGCGACGGCGTGTCCGACGCCCAGCTGTGGGAGCTGCGGCGCGAGCTGCGCGAGAAGCTGGTGCACGAGGTGCGGCGCCGGGTGCGCGCGGCCTGGCTGCAGCGCGGCGCGTCACCGCTGGAGCTGGGCTGGGTCGACTCGGTCTTCGACCCGGACGTGCTGACGGTCGGCTTCGCCCGCCGCGTCCCGACGTACAAGCGGCTGACGCTGATGCTGCGCGACCCCGACCGGCTGCGGACGCTGCTGCTGCACGAGCAGCGCCCGATCCAGGTCGTCGTGGCCGGCAAGTCGCACCCGGCCGACGAGAACGGCAAGCAGCTGATCCAGCAGATCGTCCGGTTCGTCGACGGCGCGGACGTCCGGCACCGGATCGTCTTCCTGCCCGACTACGACATGTCGATGGCCCGCTACCTGTACCGCGGCTGCGACGTCTGGCTGAACAACCCGGTGCGGCCCCTGGAGGCGTGCGGGACGTCGGGGATGAAGTCGGCGCTGAACGGCGGCCTCAACCTGTCGATCCGCGACGGCTGGTGGGACGAGTGCTACGACGGCAGCAACGGCTGGGCGATCCCGACCGCGGACGGCGTCGCCGACCCCCTGCGCCGCGACGACCTCGAGGCGGCGGCGCTGTACGAGCTGCTCGGCCAGCAGATCGCGCCGCTGTTCTACGACCGTTCGGCCGACGGCGTGCCCACGGGCTGGCTGTCGATGGTCTGGCACACGCTGGAGACGCTGGGCCCGCGGGTCCAGGCGTCCCGCATGGTCCGCGAGTACGTCGACAACGGCTACCTCCCGGCGTCCCGCATGGTGACGGCGGCAACGGGCGACGGCTACCGCGGCGCCCTCTCGCTGGCGGACTACCGCACGAAACTCGAGGTGTCCTGGCCGCGCCTGCGCATCTTCGACTCGGAACTGCTGGTGGCGGCGACCGAGCCCCTGGTGGTGGGCACCGAGGTGACGATCAGGGCCCGCATCGACCTGGCCGGCCTCGACCCGTCCGAAGTGGACATCCAGGCGGTGGTCGGCCGGGTGGCCGACGACGACGAGCTCCGCGACGCCGTGACGGTCCCGATGACGGCCGACGGCATCGGCGCGTTCGCGGCCCGCGTGAAGCTCCCCCGCCCGGGAGCGATCGGCTACACGGTCCGCGTGCTGCCGAAGCACGGCCTGCTGGCGACGCCGGCCGAGCTGGCACGGGTGGTCCTGGCCTGA